In Posidoniimonas corsicana, the genomic window AGCAACGCCGCCGGCTCCGGCACTGCCGCTTCGTCGACGCCGCTCAGCTCTGGGTTGACCATCCGCCCCATGAACAAGAAGGCGCCGCTGTGGGTGTCGCGGATCGCGTAGAGGAACGGCCGGTCGGCGGTGAACACGGCCGGCGGCGTCAGGTCCGGTAGCATGCTCGTGACGCCGATGACGGCGATCGTCACGGCAGCGGCCTCGGCACCGCGCTCGTTGACGTCAATGAAGGTCTTTTGGATGACGTCGCTCAACTCCAACGGCTGGTTCGCGATACCCGACAAGTCAGCGGCGCCAAACGCGTCGGTCATACCAAGCGACCGGAGCGCCTCCTTGATGCTGCCGCCCCCTTCGAACCCAAACCGCGGCATCGACACCGCCACCTCTCGGTACGCGGCCTCTGCTAGGTCGGCGCTGAGATCGTCGAACGCCAGCGACTGCTCTAGCTCGATGACGCTGCTCTCGGCGTCCGGCAGCAACACGACCATCGACATGTCGTCTCCGGCGTAGGGCATCTCGAGCATCTGGTAGCCGTCGTACTCGCCGTAGCGGAACCGCGAAGTCTGCCGCATCATCGGGGTTAGGCTCTGGGACCCGTCCGGGGCGTTGAACGGCAGATCCCGGGTGTTCTCCTCGACGAACGGGCGTTTCCAGTCGCCGTTGAAGTAGAGCGCGTTGGCGAGCGCCAGGCGGGTGTGCTGGGTGATTGACCCCGGCGGCAGCGGGTTCTTGATGCGGTCGTTGGTGGCGTCGGCCGCCCAGGCGTTGATGCGCCGCCGCGAGGCTTCCGGAGATTGGTAGAAGTCGAGCTGCTCGACCGGGGCCCGGTAGTCGTTGGTCAGGGTGTCGAGGAACCCCTGCTCGAGCGGCATGCCGTCCTGCACGAACACCCGGTTGGCGAGCCGCAGCTCGTAGCCCTCGCGGGGGTCGTTCAGGTCGTTGACCAGCCCGCCCAGGCCAAGGTGCGGGTTGTCCGCGCCGGCGGCGGCGTAGCCCAGCGCGTGCCGCATCTGCTCGGCGGTGCTCCCGCCGGCGCCGGCGTAAACCATCCCCAGGGCGGCCGATGCGCTGAGCGGCGAGAACAGCAGCCCCTCGTCCGGGCCTGCTCCCAGCGCGAGCTGCTT contains:
- a CDS encoding serpin family protein; the protein is MPSLCQRLLLVAAACTPSALGLADDTLPPLLPWDPTTFVPWEPSESPVGVVPQPGPSPVSTIEPHQRAPLTADVLSAAEANNRFGLNLYKQLALGAGPDEGLLFSPLSASAALGMVYAGAGGSTAEQMRHALGYAAAGADNPHLGLGGLVNDLNDPREGYELRLANRVFVQDGMPLEQGFLDTLTNDYRAPVEQLDFYQSPEASRRRINAWAADATNDRIKNPLPPGSITQHTRLALANALYFNGDWKRPFVEENTRDLPFNAPDGSQSLTPMMRQTSRFRYGEYDGYQMLEMPYAGDDMSMVVLLPDAESSVIELEQSLAFDDLSADLAEAAYREVAVSMPRFGFEGGGSIKEALRSLGMTDAFGAADLSGIANQPLELSDVIQKTFIDVNERGAEAAAVTIAVIGVTSMLPDLTPPAVFTADRPFLYAIRDTHSGAFLFMGRMVNPELSGVDEAAVPEPAALLLAWLSLGSALCVSGLRITRTSGAA